The Chryseobacterium sp. G0186 genome includes the window TTAGTGAAATTTATGGAAGCACAATTTAATTTTCAGATAAAGCAGAAAAAAGACAAACGAGGATGGGAAGACATAGAAGTTTATTATCTCACCGAATGTGACAGAACTACAGCAGTACGATATGCAAGAAAGATTTCCAAGATCTTTAAATCAGAAATCCGATTAACACAAGGGGCAGAACCTCTTAAAGTAAGTGGAACTTATATCTACGAAACCAATTAACAAGAAAAATTAGAAAATGAAAAAATCAATCAAACCAACCGAATATTTTTTAATAAAAGCAAAGAGCGAATGGGACGACTGTGATTTTGCAATTATACATATCACCGAAGAATGGAAAAAAATCCAAAAGAAAAGATTGGAAGTTGTGAAAATTGTGAAAAATGATTCTGATTTGAAATGGCTCAACTATGAAGATGTCAAAGTTGAGTTTTTCAAATTCTCTAAAGAAAACTACCCTCAAATTGAAGAATGGCTTTCAGAAAAAAATCAATTTTTCGTCGAATTGGAAAAAGATGATTTGAAACAACTTTTACAACCCGAACACGATTTGCACAACCGTCAAATGCAAGTTTTTAAGAGCGGAAATGCCATCTACAACGCATTCGGAAAACACACAAGCGAAGAATTTTTTACAGAAGAATTTTCATTGGAGGAATTCACAAAATAATTTATAGATTCAAAATTTCACATCATAAGAATTATGCAGACCAATTTTTTCAGACATATAGCAAAAATGGACTTAACAGGAGATTTGCAAATCACACTTCGTCCAACGACTGAAAATTGCTTTGTTCTTTCCATACTGCTCAGTAATGAGCAGTGTGGAGACGAAGCAAGGAAATTGATTCCACCTCTCAATCTTCGTGGTACAGCAGAGGAACTCGATAACGGTTTTTTTGAACAAATAACGACACCATTGCAAACCGCTTCTGGATTGATGGTGGATATGGAAGCTTTTATGAAGCAACTTGAAGAAGTTAAAAAGAAATCGGCAATGGAAAAGGAAAAGACGGACAAGGAAAAAAAGGAAAAAGATACCAAAGAAAAAAAGTATAAAGAAGCATTGCAAAAAGCCGAAGAACTTGAAAAAGAGGGAAAATATAAAGATGCTTGGACAGCACTTCCAAAAGCATCAGATTATCCCGACTTCGCCGAAGTTATCCGCGGTAAACAAGACGAGTACTCCAAATTTCTTGCCCCCAATCTTTTTACTGAAAGCAATGACAACAATGTACCAACTGAAACTACCTAACCTTAAAAATCTTAAAAATGTTACTTGCAACACTATTAGAACGAGTTTTTGTTTTGAAACACAATGGACACGAAATAAAACTTACAGACCCCGAACCTAAATGGAGTGTAGAAGCTGTGATGAATTTTTACGCTAATACTTACCCAATATTAACCACTGCAAAAGTTTCAGCACCGCAGATTAAAGATGATACTATACAGTACAAATTTGAAAGTGTAATGGGGACTAAGGGATAGATAAATATTGCGACTTGTTAAGAGCAAATAACTTTAAATCCAGTCCTCATTTTTCAGCAACCAACAACAAAATAAAAATGAATGCAACAAAAAATCATATCGGGAAAAATCAAGTTACCGGAAGAAAGACAACAAGAAGAGTTACATCAACAATTGGGCAGGTTCGCTCATTGGCTTCAAAAACCAAAGACCTTGAACGAAATTCGGAAAGACAAACAGAAGTCTGTACCAATAGCAATGCTTCCAATGGTTTTCTGAAATGTAAGTTTCTACCAAAACAAGAAGAAGTTTCACATTTTCAAGGTAGCAAGAAAATACTTAACACAGAAAGGGACTTTTATAAGTCCCTTTCTAAATTTTCCAAACAGTATGGAGTAGAGCCAATGCAAACAAAAGACTTTGGTTTTCCATATAATTTGGCTTTGGCAATGTGGGATATAAAAACGAAAATGAAACAGGCTAATGCGGATTGGAATCAATTCAAACTCATACGAACTAACAAAAAGTTTCATTTTGCAAAAGAAGAACAGTT containing:
- a CDS encoding PRTRC system protein E; this translates as MDLTGDLQITLRPTTENCFVLSILLSNEQCGDEARKLIPPLNLRGTAEELDNGFFEQITTPLQTASGLMVDMEAFMKQLEEVKKKSAMEKEKTDKEKKEKDTKEKKYKEALQKAEELEKEGKYKDAWTALPKASDYPDFAEVIRGKQDEYSKFLAPNLFTESNDNNVPTETT
- a CDS encoding PRTRC system protein C; translation: MLLATLLERVFVLKHNGHEIKLTDPEPKWSVEAVMNFYANTYPILTTAKVSAPQIKDDTIQYKFESVMGTKG